A portion of the Paenibacillus marchantiae genome contains these proteins:
- a CDS encoding NAD(P)-dependent oxidoreductase, producing the protein MKIGIIGATGKAGNLILKEALDRGHEVTAIVRNASKVEDKSLNVLEKDVFDLTAEDAKSFDVIVNAFGAPAGKENLHVEAGQALINVLKEAPNTRLIVVGGAGSLFTDETQTLRVVDSPGFPDAYKATATNQGKNLQDLQASSGIQWTFLSPAGFFNPEGVRTGKYESGKDLILVNSEGNSYISYADYAIALVDEIENPQHKNERFTVVGEAK; encoded by the coding sequence ATGAAGATTGGAATCATTGGCGCGACAGGCAAAGCAGGGAATTTGATTTTGAAAGAAGCGTTGGATAGAGGGCATGAAGTGACAGCGATCGTTCGTAATGCATCCAAAGTGGAAGATAAAAGTCTGAACGTACTTGAAAAAGATGTATTCGACCTCACGGCAGAGGATGCCAAATCATTCGACGTGATCGTCAATGCATTCGGTGCGCCAGCCGGGAAAGAGAATCTGCATGTGGAAGCAGGACAAGCCCTGATTAACGTTCTGAAAGAGGCGCCGAATACTCGTCTGATCGTTGTTGGTGGTGCAGGCAGTCTGTTCACAGATGAAACTCAAACCTTGCGTGTTGTAGACTCCCCTGGATTCCCTGATGCATACAAAGCAACAGCGACCAACCAGGGTAAAAACTTGCAGGATCTGCAAGCTTCTTCAGGTATCCAATGGACGTTCCTGAGCCCGGCGGGATTCTTTAATCCAGAGGGTGTACGAACAGGCAAGTACGAGTCTGGTAAAGATCTGATTCTGGTGAACAGCGAAGGAAACAGTTACATCAGCTATGCTGATTATGCCATCGCTTTGGTCGATGAGATCGAAAACCCGCAGCATAAGAACGAACGCTTTACGGTTGTAGGCGAAGCGAAGTAA
- the mqnE gene encoding aminofutalosine synthase MqnE — protein sequence MSTLVTPFTDKRMAEIVEKVQNGVRLTVEDGVYLYETDDLLTLGQLANEANLRKNGKKVYFIENMSLYFTNVCEAHCAFCNFRKDQGEDGSYTLSGQEMIDYVEQHIHPGVREFHIVGGHNNHVPFQYYVDSLRALNEKYPDVTLKAYTAAEIDFFTRISGLSIKEVLQELQKAGLKSLTGGGAEILSDEYRKKMRVDKANVDRYLEVHRTAHHLGMRTHTTMLYGSIESYEDRVNHMVQIRELQDETNGFMVFIPLSMQPKSKNASIMRRNSAYEDLKTIAISRLMLDNIDHIKAYFINIGPQLTQVALGFGASDAHGTIVRERISHAAGALTPEGLTRKELIWLIKGAGRIPVERDTFYNEIQVYE from the coding sequence ATGTCTACATTGGTAACACCGTTCACAGACAAAAGAATGGCTGAAATCGTTGAGAAAGTGCAGAACGGCGTAAGGCTGACCGTAGAAGACGGCGTTTATCTGTATGAAACGGATGATCTGCTGACTTTGGGCCAACTGGCCAATGAGGCCAACCTGCGTAAGAATGGCAAGAAAGTTTATTTTATTGAAAACATGAGCCTTTATTTTACCAACGTATGCGAAGCCCACTGTGCTTTCTGTAACTTCCGCAAAGATCAGGGCGAAGATGGCTCTTACACGTTGTCCGGTCAAGAAATGATCGATTACGTAGAACAGCATATTCACCCAGGTGTACGCGAGTTCCATATTGTAGGCGGACATAACAACCATGTTCCTTTTCAATATTATGTCGATTCCTTGCGTGCTTTAAACGAGAAATATCCGGATGTTACGCTGAAAGCCTACACGGCTGCCGAGATTGATTTCTTCACTCGCATCAGCGGACTGAGCATCAAGGAAGTACTACAAGAACTGCAAAAAGCAGGTCTGAAATCACTGACTGGTGGCGGCGCTGAGATTCTGTCCGATGAATACCGCAAAAAAATGCGTGTAGACAAAGCGAACGTTGACCGTTATCTGGAAGTGCACCGTACTGCTCATCATTTGGGCATGCGTACCCATACAACGATGCTTTATGGATCCATTGAGTCTTATGAGGATCGCGTGAACCATATGGTACAAATTCGTGAACTGCAAGATGAGACCAACGGATTCATGGTATTTATCCCGCTCTCCATGCAGCCGAAAAGCAAAAACGCCAGCATCATGCGTCGTAACTCCGCATACGAAGATCTCAAAACGATTGCGATCAGCCGTCTGATGCTGGATAACATCGATCATATCAAAGCATACTTCATCAACATCGGTCCACAGCTGACTCAAGTCGCCCTTGGATTCGGTGCTTCGGATGCACACGGAACTATCGTTCGCGAACGGATTAGTCATGCAGCAGGCGCACTAACGCCTGAAGGCCTCACCCGCAAAGAGCTTATATGGTTAATTAAGGGTGCTGGACGCATTCCGGTTGAACGTGATACGTTCTACAATGAAATTCAAGT
- a CDS encoding HesB/IscA family protein yields MISISETAADRLKEMLEQQETPGMFLRLGVAPGGCTGFSYAMGFDDKESDEDLYMDIQNMKVVVEKENLKYLNGLEIDFEESGMSGGFTIHNPNAVATCGCGSSFRTREEAGVPDKDC; encoded by the coding sequence ATGATTAGCATCAGCGAAACGGCTGCAGACAGATTGAAAGAAATGCTTGAGCAGCAAGAGACACCTGGTATGTTCTTGCGTCTTGGCGTAGCACCGGGCGGTTGTACCGGATTTTCGTACGCCATGGGCTTTGACGATAAAGAGTCCGATGAGGACCTCTATATGGATATTCAGAACATGAAGGTTGTTGTAGAGAAGGAAAACCTGAAATATTTGAATGGACTGGAAATTGATTTTGAAGAATCCGGCATGTCCGGTGGTTTCACCATTCACAACCCGAACGCAGTGGCAACATGCGGCTGTGGCTCATCCTTCCGGACGAGAGAAGAAGCAGGCGTACCGGATAAAGATTGTTAA